A genomic segment from Gadus morhua chromosome 4, gadMor3.0, whole genome shotgun sequence encodes:
- the LOC115541312 gene encoding THAP domain-containing protein 2, translating to MAQSKNKSFCCVPLCANSKQKQPYLHFHDFPTNTDQRQQWVRAIRRDEGVNFVIQKGSTLVCSRHFSAADYTDGSARLNTGAVPSRFDWNSYTTALKKTDVYKRVSARKAEGEDKAQTERRGTGEHDYATRPLAEDCDAFVDRSTQRGATSESLGVDAPGSSHISSHTEEMKILCVHGKGEGPLATDVHDTLFTASEVEALNSLSADHSAAKSLERGE from the exons ATGGCGCAGTCAAAAAACAAGAGCTTCTGTTGTGTACCTCTATGCGCCAattccaaacaaaaacaaccgtatTTGCATTTCCACGACTTCCCAACTAATACAGACCAAAGACAGCAGTGGGTCAGGGCGATCAGACGGGATGAAGGAGTTAATTTCGTGATTCAGAAGGGGAGTACACTGGTCTGTAGTCGGCATTTCTCAGCGGCTGATTATACCGACGGGAGTGCTAGGCTGAATACTGGAGCTGTTCCCagtcgttttgactggaacAGCTACACCACAGCCCTGAAGAAAACAGATGTGTATAAACGGGTGTCAGCTCgaaaagctgaaggagaggacaaaGCCCAAACGGAACGGAGAGGTACCGGAGAACATGACTACGCGACACGACCACTTGCCG aagactgcgatgcctttgtagaccgcagcacgcagcgcggcgccacctcggagagtctgggtgtggacgcccctggctcctcccacatttcaAGTCACACTGAGGAAATGAAGATCCTGTGCgtccacggaaaaggggagggccctctGGCGACAGACgtccatgacaccctcttcaccgcgtcagaagtggaggccctgaactcgctgtctgcggaccacagcgcggccaagagcctggagcgcggcgag
- the LOC115541316 gene encoding zinc finger protein 570: MSSRSKELKILSVHGQGEGPLAVDCLDTLLVKSEPEALSSLSADHSVAKSLNCSVRLVRLEELTLHQGGRKGRPGVLCGKVIPNNANMIVHMRTHSGEKPYKCDQCTKCFSRVSYLKRAT, from the coding sequence atgtccagtcgcagcaaggagctgaagatcctgagcgtccacggacaaggggagggcccactggcggtggactgCCTTGACACCCTCCTCGTTAAGTCAGAACcggaggccttgagctcgctgtccgctgaccacagcgtggccaagagcctgaactgcagcgtgaggctcgtccgccttgaggagctgactttgcatcagggcggccgcaagggccggcccggtgtcttgtgtggaaaggttattcccaacaatgccaatatgatcgtccacatgaggactcactccggggagaagccctacaagtgtgaccaatgcacaaagtgCTTCAGTCGTGTCTCCTACCTAAAGAGAGCCACATAA